The stretch of DNA CAGCCTCTTGATAAGATTTAAGTACTGCATTAAAGTCAGATTTAAGCCAATATAAGACTGACCCTTTTCTTACATATATTTCTTTTTCAATTAGGTTCTTTAGAGATGGTTGGAGCACAGCAAGTGGAATTGTCAGTAGTACCGACAACTCCAGTACCACAGCAACCGCCTGTTCAATCCGCAGAAACAAGTGATCACCAGTATGAGTGTCTTGAGTGTGGCAAAGTGTTCAAATGGTCGTCTAGGCTGATTCATCACCAAAGGACTCACACTGGTGAGAGACCGTATAAATGTTCCGAATGCCCCAAAGCCTTTAAAGGCTCCTCAGCTCTGCTGTATCATCAAAGAGGCCACACAGGGGAGCGCCCTTATAAGTGTGCAGACTGTGGCAAAGCTTTCAAGCGCTCTTCGCTACTACAGGTCCACATGAACGTCCACACAGGGCTGCGGTCCTTCAAATGTAGCATGTGTGGAATGGGATTTAAGTGGTCATCTCACTACCAGTACCACGTGAGGCAACATACTGGGGAGAGGCCGTATAAATGCAACGTCTGTGAGAAGGATTTTAGGAATTCATCTAGTCTGAGGCGGCACAAAaacatacacacaggggagaaaccatatgtgtgtacagtgtgtgggaaagcTTTTACACAGTCCACCAACCTGAGACAGCATCAGTGCATCCATACTGGGGAGCGTCCCTACAAGTGTGAGGAATGTGGTAAATCTTTCACCCATTCCTCTAATCTGCTTCTTCACAAACGTACACATGCTGGAGGGCACACACAAAAGTGTGACTTGTGTGGTAAAGTGTTCATTTCTTACTCTTTTCTGCAGAAGCACTTGCAGTCTCATGCCATTGAACAGGCCTTTGTGCAGGCTGATACTGAAGTTTTCATGACTACTACCGCTGCCATGGAGACTGTGGAAATGCTCTTTAAATGTGGAGAGTGCGATCTGACTTTTAAGAATGAGGACCTCCTTCTGGGCCATCAACAGAGTCACGTGGAAGAGACAGCTTATGCTTGTACCACCTgtaacaaaacatttaaaaataactATGGGCTTTTACGTCACCAACATTGTCATTCCAATGAAAGGCCTTTCAAATGCTCTATCTGTGAGAAAACCTTTGTGCAGCTCTTCAACCTCCTGGTGCACCAGAGAACCCACACAGAAGAGCAACAGCTCATTCAAACAGAGGCCGAAGTCACGTGCCCACAAACAACTGAGATAGTTCAGCCCTCTACTGCTACAACTGCCACAGAGACTGTTGAGCGTCCGTACAAGTGTACAGAGTGTGGTAAAGCCTTTAAAGGCTCTTCAGGACTTCGTTACCACATGAGAGATCATACTGGAGAGCGGCCTTACAAATGTTCTGAGTGTGGGAAAGCTTTTAAGCGCTCCTCACTATTGTCCATTCACCAGCGGGTACACACAGGAGTCAGGGCGTTTAAGTGCGCAGAATGTGGCCTAACGTTCAAGTGGTCCTCCCATTATCAGTACCACCTCCGACTGCACACAGGGGAGCGTCCTTACAGTTGCACCGAATGCGGCAAGTCATTCAAGAATACATCATGCCTACGACGGCACCGCCAATTGCATACAGGTGAGCGCCCATTTGCCTGTGTGATGTGTGGTAAAACATTTACTCAGACCTCTAATCTACGACAGCATGAGAGGACTCATACCGGAGAGAGACCCTACAAGTGTGAAAAGTGTGACAAGACCTTCACACACTCTTCCAACTTGCAGCTACACCAGCGCACCCACTCCAGCGAAAGGCCTTTCAAGTGCACAGTTTGTGGCAAAGGTTTTGTTATGTCCTCTTACCTTCAACGACATCTGCGCACCCATGTAGTAGATTCTGCAGGAGCTAGTGAGTGCACCTCACAAAATTCGCAAGGGCTCCAGAATTTGCAGGTTACgccaaacacacagggaatgcaAATTATAGCAAACATGCCAGCAACACTGAATCTTGATGTCGGCAACCATCCTGGTGTTCCAAACTCACAAACTTATCTCCTGGTACAAGTGATGCAGCAAAACACCCCAAAGCTCCTATTGCTGCCCAGTCACCAGTTAGTGCAATCCCAGCAGAAGGTTCCTACAGCCCCAAATACTTCCAATATGGTTCTGATCCAGAACAATCTAAACCAAAGAATTCAGCAGAGCAAACCTGCACGTAAGCGATCCAAGCCTAAAAAGTCTGCTGCACCCTGCAATGTTGCTCCTAACCAGAATATCCTTATCATGCCCAACACAGCACAGGCTGTGCCTAATTTGCAGCCACTCCAAAATATGCACATTCAAACCATTCAGGGATCTCCAAGAACCCAGGGAATACAGATGGGGcaaaatgtatttttcctgcaaAATGTGACTGAACAAAGCCCTCAACAGATGCCAGGAATACAGATAAATACCATCCCTGCCTCACAGACGAtacccaatatacaaatacagccAGTACCTAGTACTAGAGACATGACTAATATGCATATTCAAACTTTACCTAGCTCTCAGGAGATGTCAAATATTCAAATCCGAACTGTGCCAATATCACAAAGTATGCCCAACGTGCAAAATCAAACGGTACCTACCATGCAGGATATCTCAAATGTGCAGATCCATCAAGAGTTATCTAACGTACAGATCCAGACGATCCCTACAACACAAGACCTTTCAAACATTCATATCCAAACACTTCCAGGATCTCAAGGCGTTTCTAGCTTCCAGGAGAGTCAGCATTTGATTGTGATGGAAGATTCTCCGAATGAGGAGCTGTTGAGCACTGGGGAGAATATAGAAAACTTGCAATCCATGGAAGAAGTTCAGGATGTTCACTTTGAGACCCTACAAACTGACGAAGGCTTGCAAAATGTTCTTGTCCTACAAAATGCGGACGGAGAGCAGACACGACTGTGTGTGCAAGAAGTGGAAAATATTCAGACCATGCAGGAAGTACCTAATGTTCAAATCCAGGCCATGTCTAATTCAGAGGAACCCTCAACTACTATTCCAGGAGGTCAAAAAGTATTTATTATTCGAAGCGCCCCAGGGGAGCAGACCCTTCAAGTAGTGGACAATATTCAGGGTGGGCAAAATCTGCAGGTTGTAGAAAACATCCAGGGTTTGCAAAATGGTCAGAATATACAGATGATGCAAAGTAACCAGAACCTTAACACTGTGCAGATTTTGCAGAATTTGCAGTTGAGGACTGTACCAAGTAGTCAAGTGCAGACCATTCAGAATTTGCAGGGTTTCCAGAACATACAGCCATCAAGTGCTGCAAACCAGAATATACAAACTGTACAGCTTGTGCAAAAGAACCCTGTGCAAGGGTTACAGCAAGGCCTGCCATCTATTCATATAGTGCAAACTGTGCCTAAAGTTCAACTTGTTCACACATTTTAACTTCAGTGACATCTCCTGTAGCAGTCCAGCTTGAGGGAGACCACGCTTACAGTAAAGGCTTCCACCACTTACCAGAAGAATTAAAAAGGGGCGATGTAACAAGAAAATCTCACAATCTGAGGGGAAGGATAGTCTACTGAATAAAACCCTGGTATCTTGACAATATTGTAGTTCAAAGTGTAATCTACAAAGTTCTGTTATtcattttaaaagaaaataatataGCCTTCCTTGATCCATCACGAGAGAGACTGGGCTTCTCATAGGGTGAATATAGTAGATGACTGTTTTCTCTATGCGTGCAGCACACAGATGAGGTGtacaaaaggaagaaaaaaaatctgATTATCTTTATTATGCATTATTCTTTGTGGTAACAACAATGTATTTCTGTGAAGAAATAATAGCTTGTATACAGTATTGCAAAAGTTCCCAGTCAATAAGTTACAGCCAATTCTGATGTTTGCTGGCATATTTTACTCAAACGTAACAAACTATATTACTACATTGTCTCTGGTATCATTGGATTTTGCTGCACCTACATTTGGTGGCATTTTTCCAGAAGATACATTATAACCCAAGAAGAGCTAATCATGGCTTGTTGCATGTTGTAAACATGTGGTGATGTCCTAATCATGCAACTCCTGCAGCATTACATTATTTTTTTGCACACATCAACAGTTCCGGTGCTGTGGAGCTTGCTATTGACCAGAAACCTTTTATTCTTATGGCTGATGAATAGTTTACTATGGGAGCAATATTCCTCTAACCCTATTTAGCactttttggtgtgtgtgtgtgtgtgtgtgtgtgtgtgtgtgtgtgtatatatatataatatttttcctGTTGAAACAAGGAATGTAACCAACAATAAGCATATTTTGAACTACTAGAACCTTGGGCAGAAAATAAACCACTGTAGGCAAGATGTTTACTCTGTTACTTATTAACACTTTCTTTGAGCTATACACAATCCTCGTTGCTTGAAACTTTGCTGTATTCTGGCAATTACACAATTGAGGTTTCAGTTGTTAGTGTCACAATGTATCCTTTACTCAGCCCATTTTACAAGGTAGAATGTTCCttttaaagcagcggtgcgcaaacttttccccgtgcgcacccctgcctgctctccgctgcgactcgcgccccccccccccacccccatgctcgggcccggcatcaaatgacgtgtggggttatgtgacgtcacgttgccatggtgctGTCACGTgcccccgcggtgtcatttgacgccgtgctaCCATGACGACATGTCAcgggaaggtaagtgtgttatagaggcatTGCGCGGTCCCctgacatttcatttaaatgccttgggggagagcaagggacctctataactgccgcccccccgctcccaccccccagaaaatctagcacccctgctttaaaagcGAAAAGGAAGCAACTTCTACTTGAAGATAAAGGGCTGTTTTTATATGGTGATTTTTTAGGTCAAGCAATAATTAACAAACACCATTTGATGATGCTTTTCTTTAAGTGATGTTTTGTCTTCCCAGTAGTTTAATGCATTTGATTGAAAACAGTGGTAAACATTCTGATATGATTCCAACACAAATCACCAACGCCAAGCAAAACAGTGATCATTGGacttttgaaaaaccttttgCAATGTATCCCTTCTACCTGCAGTGTGTCAGAAACACAATAACACGATGCCCGTATACTGTCATTACACACAGTGTAAGTAGAAAGCATATTTATAATttcaccaaagatgcaaattaGCATAGAGATTATGGCGTTGGACCTGAATAAAAATGTGATGGGACTAGCTTCTTGGTTCAAGCACCAATACTCTGCgaattaaattaattaaatgaAACTCATTTGACATAAATTGTGCAAGCAAAGGTAACATTTTCCTTCCACAATGTTGGCCTTCTTCCCACCTGTTTATATAATTCTGCATGACTTGCTCTAGATTAATGTTGGCTATTTTATAATTGGTTTACCCAAGTGTAATTTGAGTGACAATAAAACAATATTTTCGATTCCCTCGCCATAGTAAtgacaaagtcttggaactgGTGCTTTCATGCACCTGTAAAGGACCATTTGTATGTAAACTATACATAAGTATAATGCGTTGCATAAAATAGTTTGTGCATTTGGTCGTAGCTGCAAGGCGAGATTTTAACAAAACGCCCCTCAATACAAAGGGGTGAAGTGTTTATACTTTTAGAGTAACAATGCAGTGATAAACAGCTGCCAAAAACAAGTCCATTATCTTAATGACACTAACATTTGTACAATAAAATGAGGTGACTAAATGTTACGGTCACGCAGGTTGGCACTGATGGCCTTATTGCTAATCTCTTTTACGCCGAAACACCCAGCAATCTTATTCTGTCCTTACCAATTTAAAAAAGGCAATAACCCAATGCATACAGCACATAGTAATTTTCAGTCAAGTATCTAATATGAAGCAACAGTTACACATGCGTACTCGTACACATTTATATGTCGCACATCATTTTATTGTCTTCTTTTTGCCCAATTGGAGTAGGCATATTGAAGCTTCCCAGGCAATTCGCCTTGTATGAAAGAAACCATGCCAGATGATGCGTACACATAGGTGCAATGTTATGGATGCATCCATGCCCTTATCACTTGTATattcttattcaatatgctgtgacacTGCTTCTGCCTTTTATTATAATGGAACTGAACCCTTTCCCAGCAAAAGGAGGCACACTGCATATTTAATAGACACCTGAAATGTAGGGTAAAAGTGTTAAACTTGGTGTTTGGAGACCTGTGAATTGTCATTTAGTACCATGTCCTTAGAAATGTTGTGTTTGTCCTATAGACCAGCACTCCACACAGCTATTGGTAATCAAGTATGTATTacttaggggcttattcaatatactgtacaatattctGAAGCGACTGTTCAGGTTGTATCAGATGAAAAGCTCCCATTAACTTGACTcagtggtgtagctagacatgcgcgggcTCCCGGGCAAAAAGATTTTtaagggccccattaatattaatactgactgcaatttttttttctccctccccccccattttctccctgATCTCTCTCATCATCTCTACCCCTCCCCATCATAATcatctctcccctatctctcatctcccccacaatcatcatcacctcatctcccccaccatcatcatcacctcatcaCTCCATgggccccaccatcatcatcatctctctccctcatgcctACCTGTGGGTGGTATGGCCTTAAATAGAGGATAAGCCAGCAGAGGAATCAGCAGCATTACACCGGCAGAGCAGGAAAGCGGGAGGAGCGCGCTTTTTTCTTCCGGTGTCAGCTCTGTAACAGCTGCTTGATTCCTCTGTCGGCTTCTGTTTCAcaggggaggacagagagagcaGGCCCCTGGGCTTTGCCATCttaacttcaatgggagtttttgtCTGATCGTGGCCTGAACAGCCACTTTCGTGTatattgaataagccccttaaTGGTTTTCTTGCATGCTGTTTGTATATGTAATCATTATCCTGCAGTCAATCTATTACCAGGTAAGCGTACATTTCATGTTTCTGTTTCATGTTATGTTGTACACTGAAGGGGATTGTGTGTAATATAATCTGCAGCCCTATGGAGGGAACTATCTCACCTCACAAATAAATATGTCCTCTGTGTGCTGGAGTGCTTTTTTATAGGGTATGGAGAACTGCAAGATGATCACTAGTTCAAAGGGCTTTATCAAATGCGTAACATTCTAAGTCTAAAATGTGTGTGCATAAAAATAGGTAGCAAGCAAACTATAGAATATGTAAACCCTACATTATTTAGGTTTCCTGCTGGAAGTTGCTGGACTTCCTTCTTTTATGCATCATGTGTTTCAATTCATCTTGAAAATGGTTGACTCTGGGACTTGTATTTCTCAATATCAGTCTGCTACTCTACCCAAAACCCAAGGCCCACTGAGACAGGGGGCAATGCATTCCTTAGggcttggtcccgctgcgtccggtggtGCGTGCTGCCGCgtgcgccaccagccccttacctgtaatccgttggtccccgctgcctcctcccgtggctcactacgtgctgtgacgcgtcagccggccagcgCTACCAGAAGGAGGTGTTCtggagcgttgacgcgtcacgtggtgcgcgtgtgagccaatgaggaggggagcagggaaggagctcgtagggaggcggcctgtttttttaaaaaaaattttttgccgGCTAACCAGTTTGATTCAGGAGGAGGGAGCCTGGCCTCCGGGCTCCTGCACaccggaggaggggaggggggtacgaaCGGACGGACCCTCCgtttaaaccacgcccccccccactcAAATCACGCCCCCCACGCTCCGGCTCCCtctccagctccctacagaccgcagatagcggtctgtgGCTCTCAGCGCACTGCCTGCATtaagtgcgggcgcgctgacggagggagcggggccttagccttaggcaggAAGGTGTGTGTAATGTAGTGTATAGGCCCAAACTGGTGATTCGCATAGGGCCAAGAATAACCTTAATTCCACTCCACTTTTAATtcggtgtggtttttttttctgttccCTTTTATGTAATTTAAAATGGCCTTTTGTTGGCCAATATGATGGTGTGACATTATTGGGCCATCAAGTGGCTTTGGAGACCATCTTTTTTATTTCTTCAATTCTACGCTACATTAAAATATAGATTCTTGGTAACTAGGGGGTCCGAGAGCTAATAGCATGCCTGCACCCCCTAATTCTGTAAATTAAAAGCATCAGAACCCCCATATTTTTAACAACTTGCCAATGTAACTGGCTTCCTGTTAATGCTATTAATTAGGCAGTGTTGTTAGACATGTTCAGTGCGGCTTAAAAGTATGGCCCTTTACTGCCCATCTATGAGAATGGGGCCATAAAGTGCCTTATGACGTAGGACTTCTTAGTAAGTACGAATAATCCCCTTTTATagtgaaaacatttttttcctgtaaaaaagggtgtgtgccgagcacgcgccttTTACgttaaacttctttgtcttttgtaatacaaattgtatttgtgatggtgatgctTTTAATTATagatcaaaacacaatttcagtgaacAAAAAACACAATGAAGTGTGACTTAGAACGCACGTGCATGGCTctaatatatttatactaactgtgaattcctcgttcGTGTCTCGGcgcgtgtgtgactgtgtgcgtgtgtgactcagcgtgtgtgtgtgtgtctttgtctgtTTCAGTACCAGGATCTCGaggctctcactctctccctgcccggtgttccctgctcctctcctccccctcggtCAGTCCTATCTTTGGTGGCGTGCATGCGTAGAGGCCCGCTGTGCGCATGCGTGATGTAAAAGGCGGGAGCGCCAAAGTACTTGGAGGTGGGCAAGTgcggtactgcgcatgcgtggtgggGCCTGCAAGCTCTTCTGCGCATTCCCGATGGGCGTGCGCCAATTTGCAGCGTGATGTAATTTTTGTTACGGTTTTTAGTTacaaggcaatgcattttttcccatgaaaaccctgtaggcgccagcaaagaagtttcacttttaaaaaaaaagtttgttttcaAAAGGAACGATGTGCTCGATTTAATCATTCAGTTGTCTCCTTCCCAAAGCTGGAATTATACGACCGTATCATGTTTTGGCAACAATCGTCATGAAACAATAGCTGATATCTTTAAAATACTTCCAAAAAGCATCTAGtatttacagctcaaccccactGTAGCgaggtgcttggggtccaaagaagcacatcgcgttataagcagatcgtgTTAAATAAATTTTTTGCCCAGAATTGCACCCCTCAGGGGTACTGCGGCCGCtgaagggggagagctgggataactcccAGCTGTCCGGGACCCGGTGGCGCAGCGGCATCCCCACTCAGGAttgacacattgtgtgtgtgttgcagtccGTGGTGAAATGAATGTAAAAGACTGAAAGAGTTACTCACTCCGTTCCGCAGGTTACCGGGGGCTGTTGGCGTGCTCCTGCCGTGGAGAAAATCAGTGaagagacgcgtcgccatggtaaaggcgtcaaatgaccccgtgACATCATTTAAcaccagagggggaggggggtgcatgcaGCCAGCAAGACCTGGTCACCCCAGCAGGGCACAGCAGGAGAGGCTGGAAAACGGCATGGTAGGAGTGCTACATATTAATGGGATCCACGCTCACATCGCGTTACAACCGGATTCGCGGTATAACAGGGTAGAGCTGTATTAATCAAAGCTATTAAAAAATACTTGCCTATTTTTGTTTGGCAGTTTTACTTATTAAACAACACTTATTAGTTCACTTTTGTTATTAGTGCAACTTTAGTGCAGAGCTGTTCCAAACATTAACAGTTTTACACGCTGCTTCTGTGATCTGCGTGCATATTGGCCCTTACAGCATGTCTCCATAAACTAGCATCTAGAACTGTCAAAAAAAACATGTCCGTACTTTAATAAGGCTGTAGGATCACTCCTTTCTAATGCTAtgtaaacgagaggtaactctcaatgtattacttcctggtaaaatattttataaataaataaataaatgtgtagtagtccagcccccctcccctcccctcccctacaAAGCTCAATGAAGACACAAGTCTGCCCctattcagtatgctgtgaaaTTGTTTCCCAGTGCTAGAGAAGCAACTAaatgagggggggcgggggtaaCATTTTCTCCAGCTCAGATAAgccacttcacagcatattgagtaAGTGCCACAGATGGAGCTCATGTTGGTATAAATACATGGTGGTTTACAGCAGCATTGATTTGAAGAATTTTGATTTTCCAGATCAAAAGTTACTCATTTTAAAGTAACAGTAAAATGAACAAGACTTAAAAATATGCAACAAATTTATTTTTTGCACATGTAGGTCATAGCACGGTTTCAAGTTGAATACACATCTTATCACAGGCCTCAATTTTAAGGGTACAAATACAAGCACAGATTATTGCCCATAAGAAAATAAAAGCTTTGTAGGAAGAATACATAATTTTATTTCCCTATAAATgtttaatagaaaaaaaaatgatgggtGGCGGTTACTTTAAGAGGAgcctaggtttttttttttgttaaacaaTGATGGGAATCGGGTGTCCTACTGAGCTGAACCTCTTTTAATGTcatctccggggaccctctgcttacAGGGATTCATACCTCCAAATGTGCCCCTGGAATTGTTCCAGAGTGAACAATATTGAAGTGTTGAAGCTCCTGCATGACGCGGGCCAATACAAAGCCACAACATCAGTGTTTCAGGAAGCAGGAGTCTCCAGGGCTCAAATAAAAGTGGTTAATCACAAGAGGCCGTTGAAGTTCGAAGATGCGGTGCACAACCAATTGGAAGAAAAATGCTACGAGATGAACTCTAATATAAAGATTTATTTActcatgtttaaaaaataaagaaaaacggAGGTACACAAAACACCATGGTGTTAACAAGGTGTGCTACGATCCCCGTCATGCAAAGGGTTTAAAGTGGATTTAAAAATCTCATAGGGGTCTATGtactaagattttttttttttttaatgtgcataAAAATTGTGCATTATGTGCATGAAGACTACATATGACGCATAATTCGTTGTttgaaatgttgtttttttacgCATGCCTCATGTTAAATTGatataatttaaattaaaacagaattatgtatattttgttactacactaatatatatatttactaatactagtattatttataatagaCATACTACAAAATAATAAATTTAGTTAACCTATGTAATGAAACATCTACTCTGCGTCACATAGTTTTTGTTGATACATAGCAAATTAATTCTACGCTAACTTTTTTTAAGTTTATGCCAAGTTGAACTTGGCGGACGTTTTTGATGCACTTTAAATCAAATTTTGTGTgcagagaaatgttctttttttaattttagtaCACACCATTTACATCTGTAGGTCAACTGCAGTACATTTCTGTGTGGGGAAAAAATATGGTGCAGATGGACACATTTTAGCTTGGTACATACAGCTGGAGCCAGATTTACTCTCCCTGGATTCGCAGGATGAAAAGCAAAACACTGCAGCTCTGAGGGCTGTAAAACCCGCAGCAGTCTGCAGAGGGGCTGTTCTTTCAAATAGG from Ascaphus truei isolate aAscTru1 chromosome 6, aAscTru1.hap1, whole genome shotgun sequence encodes:
- the ZNF628 gene encoding zinc finger protein 628 isoform X1, which encodes MDENDIVTSRGPARYCAAVTDWSRALPGSLEMVGAQQVELSVVPTTPVPQQPPVQSAETSDHQYECLECGKVFKWSSRLIHHQRTHTGERPYKCSECPKAFKGSSALLYHQRGHTGERPYKCADCGKAFKRSSLLQVHMNVHTGLRSFKCSMCGMGFKWSSHYQYHVRQHTGERPYKCNVCEKDFRNSSSLRRHKNIHTGEKPYVCTVCGKAFTQSTNLRQHQCIHTGERPYKCEECGKSFTHSSNLLLHKRTHAGGHTQKCDLCGKVFISYSFLQKHLQSHAIEQAFVQADTEVFMTTTAAMETVEMLFKCGECDLTFKNEDLLLGHQQSHVEETAYACTTCNKTFKNNYGLLRHQHCHSNERPFKCSICEKTFVQLFNLLVHQRTHTEEQQLIQTEAEVTCPQTTEIVQPSTATTATETVERPYKCTECGKAFKGSSGLRYHMRDHTGERPYKCSECGKAFKRSSLLSIHQRVHTGVRAFKCAECGLTFKWSSHYQYHLRLHTGERPYSCTECGKSFKNTSCLRRHRQLHTGERPFACVMCGKTFTQTSNLRQHERTHTGERPYKCEKCDKTFTHSSNLQLHQRTHSSERPFKCTVCGKGFVMSSYLQRHLRTHVVDSAGASECTSQNSQGLQNLQVTPNTQGMQIIANMPATLNLDVGNHPGVPNSQTYLLVQVMQQNTPKLLLLPSHQLVQSQQKVPTAPNTSNMVLIQNNLNQRIQQSKPARKRSKPKKSAAPCNVAPNQNILIMPNTAQAVPNLQPLQNMHIQTIQGSPRTQGIQMGQNVFFLQNVTEQSPQQMPGIQINTIPASQTIPNIQIQPVPSTRDMTNMHIQTLPSSQEMSNIQIRTVPISQSMPNVQNQTVPTMQDISNVQIHQELSNVQIQTIPTTQDLSNIHIQTLPGSQGVSSFQESQHLIVMEDSPNEELLSTGENIENLQSMEEVQDVHFETLQTDEGLQNVLVLQNADGEQTRLCVQEVENIQTMQEVPNVQIQAMSNSEEPSTTIPGGQKVFIIRSAPGEQTLQVVDNIQGGQNLQVVENIQGLQNGQNIQMMQSNQNLNTVQILQNLQLRTVPSSQVQTIQNLQGFQNIQPSSAANQNIQTVQLVQKNPVQGLQQGLPSIHIVQTVPKVQLVHTF
- the ZNF628 gene encoding zinc finger protein 628 isoform X2; its protein translation is MVGAQQVELSVVPTTPVPQQPPVQSAETSDHQYECLECGKVFKWSSRLIHHQRTHTGERPYKCSECPKAFKGSSALLYHQRGHTGERPYKCADCGKAFKRSSLLQVHMNVHTGLRSFKCSMCGMGFKWSSHYQYHVRQHTGERPYKCNVCEKDFRNSSSLRRHKNIHTGEKPYVCTVCGKAFTQSTNLRQHQCIHTGERPYKCEECGKSFTHSSNLLLHKRTHAGGHTQKCDLCGKVFISYSFLQKHLQSHAIEQAFVQADTEVFMTTTAAMETVEMLFKCGECDLTFKNEDLLLGHQQSHVEETAYACTTCNKTFKNNYGLLRHQHCHSNERPFKCSICEKTFVQLFNLLVHQRTHTEEQQLIQTEAEVTCPQTTEIVQPSTATTATETVERPYKCTECGKAFKGSSGLRYHMRDHTGERPYKCSECGKAFKRSSLLSIHQRVHTGVRAFKCAECGLTFKWSSHYQYHLRLHTGERPYSCTECGKSFKNTSCLRRHRQLHTGERPFACVMCGKTFTQTSNLRQHERTHTGERPYKCEKCDKTFTHSSNLQLHQRTHSSERPFKCTVCGKGFVMSSYLQRHLRTHVVDSAGASECTSQNSQGLQNLQVTPNTQGMQIIANMPATLNLDVGNHPGVPNSQTYLLVQVMQQNTPKLLLLPSHQLVQSQQKVPTAPNTSNMVLIQNNLNQRIQQSKPARKRSKPKKSAAPCNVAPNQNILIMPNTAQAVPNLQPLQNMHIQTIQGSPRTQGIQMGQNVFFLQNVTEQSPQQMPGIQINTIPASQTIPNIQIQPVPSTRDMTNMHIQTLPSSQEMSNIQIRTVPISQSMPNVQNQTVPTMQDISNVQIHQELSNVQIQTIPTTQDLSNIHIQTLPGSQGVSSFQESQHLIVMEDSPNEELLSTGENIENLQSMEEVQDVHFETLQTDEGLQNVLVLQNADGEQTRLCVQEVENIQTMQEVPNVQIQAMSNSEEPSTTIPGGQKVFIIRSAPGEQTLQVVDNIQGGQNLQVVENIQGLQNGQNIQMMQSNQNLNTVQILQNLQLRTVPSSQVQTIQNLQGFQNIQPSSAANQNIQTVQLVQKNPVQGLQQGLPSIHIVQTVPKVQLVHTF